The Puntigrus tetrazona isolate hp1 chromosome 16, ASM1883169v1, whole genome shotgun sequence genome includes a region encoding these proteins:
- the gata6 gene encoding transcription factor GATA-6 isoform X2, which yields MDLGDNGWSMVKREVSSSSPGSPAEQSYLNADRRDRLRSPAPTHLDAVGTRRAEGRPLHSYVHFGHPNNALPNSDDVTLFTDLDQGNKLIISGGHARETHKGGLIVDPTDMYQTLAIAAAQSQAGYNDAPSAGYMHSNPNSPVYVPTSRVGTMIPSLSYLQPSVSSQPSHAVSSHSVWSQSAPESPSYSTGSPHTSNRFHYSPSPPMNNGTSRDASYTNPLNVNGRDQYLSRPISGSYTSPYPPYVAPQLSQLPAAWPAGPFENSMLHSLQSRSAPLSIRGPNGDLLEDMVESRECVNCGSISTPLWRRDGTGHFLCNACGLYSKMNGLSRPLIKPQKRMSSSRRIGLSCANCQTSTTTLWRRNADGEPVCNACGLYTKLHGVPRPLAMKKEGIQTRKRKPKTLNKTKGSSGSSSVPMTPTSSSSSNSEECTKNSPSSTQVNSSALVGQVDVPGTTGSMVKYPGQESLYTNVGLTSTADVATSVRGDTWCPLALA from the exons ATGGACCTGGGCGATAACGGCTGGTCCATGGTCAAGCGCGAAGTGTCCAGCAGCAGCCCGGGGTCTCCGGCCGAGCAGAGCTACCTGAACGCTGACCGCAGGGACCGGCTGAGGTCGCCGGCGCCGACGCACCTGGACGCGGTGGGAACGCGTCGCGCCGAGGGCAGGCCCCTACACTCCTACGTCCACTTCGGGCATCCCAACAACGCCCTGCCCAATTCTGACGACGTTACACTATTCACGGATTTAGACCAGGGCAACAAACTCATCATCTCAGGCGGGCACGCCAGGGAGACGCATAAAGGAGGCTTAATTGTGGACCCTACCGACATGTATCAGACCCTGGCCATCGCCGCGGCTCAGAGTCAGGCCGGTTATAACGACGCGCCGTCGGCCGGTTACATGCACTCCAACCCCAATTCTCCCGTTTATGTGCCGACGTCTCGCGTTGGAACGATGATACCGAGTTTATCGTACCTGCAACCCAGCGTGTCGTCGCAGCCGAGCCACGCGGTGAGCAGTCATTCGGTGTGGTCACAGTCCGCCCCGGAGAGCCCGTCCTACAGCACTGGAAGCCCGCACACCTCCAACCGTTTCCACTACTCCCCCAGCCCGCCTATGAATAACGGCACATCGAGGGATGCCAGCTATACTAATCCCCTGAATGTAAACGGTCGAGACCAGTACCTTTCCCGGCCGATAAGTGGATCTTACACAAGCCCGTATCCTCCGTACGTTGCGCCGCAGCTATCACAGTTACCGGCGGCGTGGCCCGCGGGGCCCTTCGAGAACTCCATGCTGCACTCCCTGCAGTCCAGAAGCGCGCCGCTGTCCATCAGGGGACCGAACGGAG ATCTGCTGGAGGACATGGTGGAGAGCCGCGAGTGCGTCAACTGCGGCTCCATTTCCACCCCGCTGTGGAGACGCGACGGCACGGGCCACTTTCTCTGTAACGCCTGCGGTCTGTACAGCAAAATGAATGGACTCAGCCGACCATTAATTAAACCCCAGAAGCGCATG TCGTCTTCAAGGCGCATTGGCCTGTCGTGCGCGAACTGCCAGACCAGCACTACAACACTGTGGCGCAGGAACGCGGACGGAGAACCTGTGTGCAACGCGTGCGGACTCTACACAAAACTACACGGG GTGCCCAGGCCCCTTGCCATGAAGAAAGAAGGTATCCAGACAAggaaaagaaaaccaaaaacctTGAACAAAACAAAGGGATCGTCTG GAAGCAGTTCTGTCCCCATGACTCCAACTTCTTCATCATCTTCTAATTCTGAGGAGTGCACAAAGAACAGTCCTTCATCAACGCAG GTCAACTCTTCGGCGCTGGTGGGCCAGGTGGACGTTCCGGGCACGACGGGCTCCATGGTGAAATACCCCGGCCAGGAGAGTCTGTACACGAATGTAGGCCTGACGTCCACAGCTGACGTGGCGACCTCCGTGAGAGGGGACACTTGGTGCCCCTTGGCCTTGGCCTAA
- the gata6 gene encoding transcription factor GATA-6 isoform X1 produces the protein MDLGDNGWSMVKREVSSSSPGSPAEQSYLNADRRDRLRSPAPTHLDAVGTRRAEGRPLHSYVHFGHPNNALPNSDDVTLFTDLDQGNKLIISGGHARETHKGGLIVDPTDMYQTLAIAAAQSQAGYNDAPSAGYMHSNPNSPVYVPTSRVGTMIPSLSYLQPSVSSQPSHAVSSHSVWSQSAPESPSYSTGSPHTSNRFHYSPSPPMNNGTSRDASYTNPLNVNGRDQYLSRPISGSYTSPYPPYVAPQLSQLPAAWPAGPFENSMLHSLQSRSAPLSIRGPNGDLLEDMVESRECVNCGSISTPLWRRDGTGHFLCNACGLYSKMNGLSRPLIKPQKRMSSSRRIGLSCANCQTSTTTLWRRNADGEPVCNACGLYTKLHGVPRPLAMKKEGIQTRKRKPKTLNKTKGSSGSSSVPMTPTSSSSSNSEECTKNSPSSTQVPVTSVNSSALVGQVDVPGTTGSMVKYPGQESLYTNVGLTSTADVATSVRGDTWCPLALA, from the exons ATGGACCTGGGCGATAACGGCTGGTCCATGGTCAAGCGCGAAGTGTCCAGCAGCAGCCCGGGGTCTCCGGCCGAGCAGAGCTACCTGAACGCTGACCGCAGGGACCGGCTGAGGTCGCCGGCGCCGACGCACCTGGACGCGGTGGGAACGCGTCGCGCCGAGGGCAGGCCCCTACACTCCTACGTCCACTTCGGGCATCCCAACAACGCCCTGCCCAATTCTGACGACGTTACACTATTCACGGATTTAGACCAGGGCAACAAACTCATCATCTCAGGCGGGCACGCCAGGGAGACGCATAAAGGAGGCTTAATTGTGGACCCTACCGACATGTATCAGACCCTGGCCATCGCCGCGGCTCAGAGTCAGGCCGGTTATAACGACGCGCCGTCGGCCGGTTACATGCACTCCAACCCCAATTCTCCCGTTTATGTGCCGACGTCTCGCGTTGGAACGATGATACCGAGTTTATCGTACCTGCAACCCAGCGTGTCGTCGCAGCCGAGCCACGCGGTGAGCAGTCATTCGGTGTGGTCACAGTCCGCCCCGGAGAGCCCGTCCTACAGCACTGGAAGCCCGCACACCTCCAACCGTTTCCACTACTCCCCCAGCCCGCCTATGAATAACGGCACATCGAGGGATGCCAGCTATACTAATCCCCTGAATGTAAACGGTCGAGACCAGTACCTTTCCCGGCCGATAAGTGGATCTTACACAAGCCCGTATCCTCCGTACGTTGCGCCGCAGCTATCACAGTTACCGGCGGCGTGGCCCGCGGGGCCCTTCGAGAACTCCATGCTGCACTCCCTGCAGTCCAGAAGCGCGCCGCTGTCCATCAGGGGACCGAACGGAG ATCTGCTGGAGGACATGGTGGAGAGCCGCGAGTGCGTCAACTGCGGCTCCATTTCCACCCCGCTGTGGAGACGCGACGGCACGGGCCACTTTCTCTGTAACGCCTGCGGTCTGTACAGCAAAATGAATGGACTCAGCCGACCATTAATTAAACCCCAGAAGCGCATG TCGTCTTCAAGGCGCATTGGCCTGTCGTGCGCGAACTGCCAGACCAGCACTACAACACTGTGGCGCAGGAACGCGGACGGAGAACCTGTGTGCAACGCGTGCGGACTCTACACAAAACTACACGGG GTGCCCAGGCCCCTTGCCATGAAGAAAGAAGGTATCCAGACAAggaaaagaaaaccaaaaacctTGAACAAAACAAAGGGATCGTCTG GAAGCAGTTCTGTCCCCATGACTCCAACTTCTTCATCATCTTCTAATTCTGAGGAGTGCACAAAGAACAGTCCTTCATCAACGCAGGTGCCTGTAACATCa GTCAACTCTTCGGCGCTGGTGGGCCAGGTGGACGTTCCGGGCACGACGGGCTCCATGGTGAAATACCCCGGCCAGGAGAGTCTGTACACGAATGTAGGCCTGACGTCCACAGCTGACGTGGCGACCTCCGTGAGAGGGGACACTTGGTGCCCCTTGGCCTTGGCCTAA